Proteins from a single region of Haloarcula laminariae:
- a CDS encoding PrkA family serine protein kinase — protein sequence MSGEEYIDRADDSLDATYEEPMSLGEYVDTVLETPGIAAHASKYLLAAIEAAGTRTVIEEGEEKERYRFFDDPHNDGEHAILGNTEVLNAFVDDLRSIAAGRGKDEKIVWLEGPTATGKSELKRCLINGLREYSRTPEGRRYTVEWNVAGAGGSDSALTYGDTPVEDEDDWYESPVQAHPLTVFPKDVREELLAEINDRLDDHIEIRVDGELDPFSREAYDFLEEQYRRAGEENLFSAVTDPSHLRVKNFVVDVGRGIGVLHSEDEGTPKERLVGSWMHGMLRELDSRGRKNPQAFSYDGVLSQGNGLLTVVEDAAQHADLLQKLLNVPDESRVKLDKGIGMDVDTQLVIISNPDLEAQLNQHADREGQDPLKALKRRLDKHEFTYLTNLSLETQLLRRELTNETSVWDPESWEELETWIQEPVSVSVRDDLETPTEKDIAPHTIEAAALYAVVSRLDNSNVPAGLDLVEKALLFDRGYLMEGDERVDIDDYDIETTAADGDHGIPVTYVRDVVADLLHETQDRHHPDLPVEHVIMPRDVLNAIAEGLDGAPVFSSGEATEYEERVVPVKNYVFGEQERDVLAAMMRDKRVDEATVEEYIEQVYAWASDDQIENERGEYVDPDPLKMKVFEIEHLGRFDERNYEGNEPDHAVTKFRTDKIITALNRHAWQRRDEEFRVGDVSPKEIPVIKTVLGSHDWDDVKRAYEDFEPAQWDNPPSGTETAALKETTIRNMMEMHGYSEAAAELTSRHVMSQVSYRWD from the coding sequence ATGAGCGGCGAGGAGTACATCGACCGCGCCGACGACTCGCTCGATGCCACCTACGAGGAGCCGATGAGCCTCGGGGAGTACGTCGACACCGTCCTGGAGACGCCCGGAATCGCCGCCCACGCCTCGAAGTACCTGCTGGCGGCCATCGAGGCCGCCGGCACCCGGACCGTCATCGAGGAGGGCGAGGAGAAGGAGCGCTACCGCTTCTTCGACGACCCCCACAACGACGGCGAGCACGCCATCCTGGGCAACACGGAGGTCCTGAACGCCTTCGTCGACGACCTGCGCTCCATCGCGGCGGGCAGGGGGAAAGACGAGAAGATAGTCTGGCTCGAAGGACCGACGGCGACGGGCAAATCGGAGCTCAAGCGCTGTCTCATCAACGGCCTGCGGGAGTACTCCCGGACGCCCGAGGGTCGGCGCTACACCGTGGAGTGGAACGTCGCCGGCGCCGGCGGCAGCGACAGCGCGCTGACCTACGGCGACACGCCCGTCGAGGACGAGGACGACTGGTACGAGAGTCCGGTACAGGCCCACCCGCTGACGGTGTTCCCGAAAGACGTCCGCGAGGAGCTGCTGGCCGAGATAAACGACCGGCTCGACGACCACATCGAGATTCGCGTCGACGGCGAACTGGACCCGTTCTCCAGGGAGGCGTACGACTTCCTGGAGGAGCAGTACCGCCGAGCGGGCGAGGAGAACCTCTTTTCGGCGGTCACCGACCCCTCGCATCTCCGGGTGAAGAACTTCGTCGTGGACGTGGGGCGGGGCATCGGCGTCCTCCACTCCGAGGACGAGGGGACGCCCAAGGAACGACTCGTCGGGTCGTGGATGCACGGGATGCTCCGCGAACTCGACTCCCGGGGGCGGAAGAACCCGCAGGCGTTCTCCTACGACGGCGTGCTCTCACAGGGCAACGGCCTGCTGACGGTCGTCGAGGACGCCGCCCAGCACGCCGACCTGCTCCAGAAGCTGCTGAACGTCCCCGACGAGAGCCGCGTCAAGCTGGACAAGGGCATCGGGATGGACGTGGACACCCAGCTCGTCATCATCTCGAACCCCGACCTGGAGGCCCAGCTGAACCAACACGCCGACCGGGAGGGCCAGGACCCGCTGAAGGCGCTCAAGCGCCGGCTGGACAAACACGAGTTCACCTACCTGACGAACCTCTCGCTCGAGACGCAGCTGCTCCGCCGGGAACTGACGAACGAGACCAGCGTCTGGGACCCCGAGTCCTGGGAGGAGCTGGAGACGTGGATTCAAGAGCCCGTCTCGGTGTCGGTCAGGGACGACCTGGAGACGCCGACGGAGAAGGACATCGCCCCCCACACTATCGAGGCGGCGGCGCTGTACGCCGTCGTCTCCCGGCTGGACAACTCGAACGTCCCGGCCGGGCTCGACCTGGTCGAGAAGGCGCTGCTCTTCGACCGGGGCTACCTGATGGAGGGCGACGAGCGGGTGGACATCGACGACTACGACATCGAGACGACGGCCGCCGACGGCGACCACGGCATCCCCGTGACCTACGTCCGGGACGTCGTCGCCGACCTGCTCCACGAGACACAGGACCGCCACCACCCCGACCTGCCGGTCGAACACGTCATCATGCCGCGGGACGTGCTCAACGCCATCGCCGAGGGGCTGGACGGCGCGCCGGTGTTCTCGTCCGGCGAGGCGACCGAGTACGAGGAGCGCGTCGTCCCGGTGAAAAACTACGTCTTCGGCGAACAGGAGCGGGACGTGCTGGCCGCCATGATGCGGGACAAGCGCGTCGACGAGGCCACCGTCGAGGAGTACATCGAGCAGGTGTACGCCTGGGCCTCCGACGACCAGATAGAGAACGAACGCGGGGAGTACGTCGACCCGGACCCGCTGAAGATGAAGGTGTTCGAGATAGAGCACCTCGGGCGGTTCGACGAGAGGAACTACGAGGGCAACGAGCCCGACCACGCGGTCACGAAGTTCCGCACCGACAAGATAATCACGGCGCTGAACCGCCACGCGTGGCAGCGCCGCGACGAGGAGTTCCGCGTCGGCGACGTCTCGCCGAAGGAGATTCCGGTCATCAAGACCGTGCTGGGCAGCCACGACTGGGACGACGTCAAGCGGGCCTACGAGGACTTCGAGCCGGCACAGTGGGATAACCCGCCCTCCGGCACCGAGACGGCCGCACTCAAGGAGACGACGATACGGAACATGATGGAGATGCACGGCTACAGCGAGGCCGCGGCCGAACTGACCAGCCGCCACGTCATGAGCCAGGTGAGCTACAGATGGGACTGA
- a CDS encoding PrkA family serine protein kinase produces the protein MSQNKETLEALSQEYQDTIPADLRTTRTFDWYLDQLYEDPKVARNAHQRVADMFDYYGTEYDEDAGVVEYKIASEDPIHEGENTFYGREVHEAIHEFVNKVKSGARGLGPEKRIKLLLGPVGSGKSDFDRQVRHYYEDYTRGDDGRMYTFRWTNLCDVISDQDPGDDVVRSPMNQDPLVLLPQDQREKVIEDINEALDAPYTIRNEQSLDPASEFYMDRLLAYYDDDLQQVLENHIEIVRFVADENRRQGIETFEPKDKKNQDETELTGDVNYSKIAIYGESDPRAFDYSGAFCNANRGIFSGEELLKLQREFLYDFLHASQEQTIKPKNNPRIDIDQVIVGRTNMPEYRDKKGDEKMEAFNDRTKRIDFPYVLQYEEEAKIYRKMLRNADLPDIQVEPHTLEMAGLFGVLTRIEEPDTESVELVQKAKAYNGEIDEADDIDVKKLREEAEQAADIREGMDGVSPRFIGDEIAEAIMDSMHRSRDFLSPLTTFNHLEGNLENHGSIDSESFDEYYRFLELVREEYKERAIEDVRHALAYDMDEIQRQGEKYMDHVMAYIDDDTVEDELTGREQEPDEQFLRSVEEKLNLPEDRKDDFRQEVSNWVSRRAREGDTFNPQDNDRLRRALERKLWEDKKHNINFSALVSSGEMEDDERNQWIDALIEQGYSEEGAKEVLEFAGAEVAKSEMEE, from the coding sequence ATGAGCCAGAACAAAGAGACACTCGAAGCACTGAGCCAGGAGTACCAGGACACGATACCGGCGGACCTCCGGACCACCCGGACGTTCGACTGGTATCTCGACCAGCTGTACGAGGACCCGAAGGTCGCCCGCAACGCCCACCAGCGCGTGGCGGACATGTTCGACTACTACGGGACGGAGTACGACGAAGACGCCGGTGTCGTCGAGTACAAGATAGCCAGCGAGGACCCCATCCACGAGGGGGAGAACACCTTCTACGGGCGGGAGGTCCACGAGGCCATCCACGAGTTCGTCAACAAGGTCAAGTCCGGCGCACGCGGGCTCGGCCCCGAAAAGCGTATCAAGCTCCTCCTGGGCCCGGTCGGCTCGGGGAAGTCCGACTTCGACCGGCAGGTGCGACACTACTACGAGGACTACACCCGCGGCGACGACGGACGGATGTACACCTTCCGCTGGACGAACCTCTGTGACGTGATTTCGGACCAGGACCCGGGCGACGACGTGGTCCGCTCGCCGATGAACCAGGACCCGCTCGTGTTGCTGCCACAGGACCAGCGCGAGAAAGTCATCGAGGACATCAACGAGGCCCTGGACGCGCCCTACACCATCCGAAACGAGCAGAGCCTCGACCCGGCCTCGGAGTTCTACATGGACCGGCTGCTGGCGTACTACGACGACGACCTCCAGCAGGTCCTGGAGAACCACATCGAAATCGTCCGCTTCGTCGCCGACGAGAACCGCCGCCAGGGTATCGAGACGTTCGAGCCCAAGGACAAGAAAAACCAGGACGAGACCGAGCTCACCGGCGACGTCAACTACTCCAAAATCGCCATCTACGGCGAGAGCGACCCGCGGGCGTTCGACTACTCGGGGGCGTTCTGTAACGCCAACCGCGGTATCTTCTCCGGCGAGGAGCTGCTGAAGCTCCAGCGGGAGTTCCTCTATGACTTCCTCCATGCCAGTCAAGAACAGACAATCAAGCCCAAGAACAACCCCCGTATCGACATCGACCAGGTAATCGTCGGCCGGACGAACATGCCCGAGTACCGGGACAAGAAGGGCGACGAGAAGATGGAGGCGTTCAACGACCGGACCAAGCGCATCGACTTCCCCTACGTGCTCCAGTACGAGGAGGAAGCCAAGATATACCGGAAGATGCTCCGGAACGCCGACCTGCCGGACATCCAGGTCGAGCCCCACACCCTGGAGATGGCGGGCCTGTTCGGCGTCCTTACCCGCATCGAGGAGCCCGATACGGAGTCCGTCGAACTCGTTCAGAAGGCCAAGGCGTACAACGGCGAGATAGACGAGGCCGACGACATCGACGTCAAGAAACTCCGGGAGGAGGCCGAGCAGGCCGCCGACATCCGCGAGGGGATGGACGGCGTCTCGCCCCGGTTCATCGGCGACGAGATAGCCGAGGCCATCATGGACTCGATGCACCGCAGCCGGGACTTCCTCTCGCCGCTGACGACGTTCAACCACCTGGAGGGGAACCTCGAAAATCACGGCTCCATCGATTCGGAGTCCTTCGACGAGTACTACCGGTTCCTGGAACTGGTCCGCGAGGAGTACAAGGAGCGGGCCATCGAGGACGTACGCCACGCGCTGGCCTACGACATGGACGAGATACAGCGCCAGGGCGAGAAGTACATGGACCACGTGATGGCCTACATCGACGACGACACCGTCGAGGACGAGCTGACCGGCCGCGAGCAGGAGCCGGACGAGCAGTTCCTCCGCTCGGTCGAGGAGAAGCTCAATCTCCCCGAGGACCGCAAGGACGACTTCCGCCAGGAAGTCAGCAACTGGGTCTCGCGGAGAGCGCGAGAGGGCGATACGTTCAACCCGCAGGACAACGACCGCCTGCGCCGCGCGCTGGAACGGAAGCTCTGGGAGGACAAGAAACACAACATCAACTTCTCCGCGCTGGTCTCCTCGGGGGAGATGGAGGACGACGAGCGCAACCAGTGGATAGACGCCCTCATCGAACAGGGGTACTCCGAGGAGGGCGCGAAGGAAGTGCTCGAATTCGCCGGCGCGGAGGTCGCCAAAAGCGAGATGGAGGAGTAG
- a CDS encoding DUF5820 family protein has product MDLAALAEDWTVWNRTETELILAYRPDVFDTESFPAPCLPTIYLTRGKRTRRPGVDRAGEEWYVTLYLEPEVDHQEAVVPDRDAAVAAAVDLAEEFAAGEFDFRSLYQVPRESYLAELDTLTGRA; this is encoded by the coding sequence ATGGACCTTGCGGCCCTGGCCGAGGACTGGACGGTGTGGAACCGGACCGAGACGGAGCTCATCCTCGCGTACCGGCCCGACGTCTTCGACACCGAGAGCTTCCCCGCGCCCTGTCTCCCGACGATTTACCTGACGCGGGGTAAACGGACCCGCCGTCCCGGCGTCGACCGGGCCGGCGAGGAGTGGTACGTGACGCTGTATCTGGAGCCGGAGGTGGACCACCAGGAAGCGGTCGTGCCGGACCGGGACGCCGCCGTCGCGGCCGCTGTCGACCTCGCCGAGGAGTTCGCCGCCGGCGAGTTCGACTTCCGGTCGCTGTATCAGGTCCCCCGCGAGTCGTATCTCGCGGAACTGGACACGTTGACCGGGAGAGCCTGA
- a CDS encoding UPF0179 family protein: MTTVTLVGTRLAEAGEEFVYHGEAAGCSGCPYRDQCLNLTPGRRYRITTVRESGQTLDCAVHDGGVRAVEVEPAPVRVNVPTKGAFAGSKAELAGPCPHTECPSHPYCEPQGVDFDAEYRITEVVGDPPHDYCMLDRDLTMVEFEAPEDA; encoded by the coding sequence ATGACAACTGTCACGCTCGTCGGCACGCGCCTCGCCGAGGCCGGCGAGGAGTTCGTCTACCACGGCGAAGCCGCCGGCTGTTCGGGCTGTCCGTATCGCGACCAGTGTCTCAACCTCACGCCGGGGCGGCGATACCGCATCACGACGGTCCGCGAGAGCGGCCAGACGCTCGACTGCGCGGTCCACGACGGGGGCGTCCGCGCCGTCGAGGTAGAGCCCGCGCCCGTCCGCGTGAACGTCCCGACCAAGGGCGCGTTCGCCGGAAGCAAGGCCGAACTCGCCGGCCCGTGCCCCCACACCGAGTGTCCGAGCCACCCCTACTGCGAACCCCAGGGGGTGGACTTCGACGCCGAGTACCGCATCACGGAGGTCGTCGGCGACCCGCCCCACGACTACTGCATGCTGGACCGGGACCTCACGATGGTCGAGTTCGAGGCGCCCGAGGACGCCTGA
- a CDS encoding succinylglutamate desuccinylase/aspartoacylase domain-containing protein — MRVEQLGEGEPSIAVVGSIHGDEPCGRDGIEAVLADPPEVSEPVKFIVVNERALAAGERYLELDLNRVFPGDPDSDVYEMRLAAELAAELRGCTVLSLHSTQSYEGMFALVDELSDLAREVCPKLSVDAVVRTKGNNEGRLFSVVPSTIEVECGYQGSPEAAENAEQVIREFLAALGVTDEPAPVRNASLPVFQLGGPIPKDAAEKYEVFVRNFEPVAAGDPVAAADGETLYADEAFHPVLLSAEGYEDVFGYMGSHVGTLE; from the coding sequence ATGCGAGTGGAGCAACTGGGTGAGGGTGAGCCGTCGATAGCTGTCGTCGGCAGCATCCACGGCGACGAGCCCTGTGGCCGCGACGGTATCGAGGCGGTGCTCGCGGACCCGCCCGAGGTGTCCGAGCCCGTGAAGTTCATCGTTGTCAACGAGCGGGCGCTGGCCGCCGGCGAGCGCTACCTCGAACTCGACCTCAATCGGGTGTTCCCCGGGGACCCGGACAGCGACGTCTACGAGATGCGCCTGGCGGCGGAACTGGCGGCGGAACTCCGTGGCTGTACCGTCCTCTCCCTGCACTCCACGCAGTCCTACGAGGGGATGTTCGCGCTGGTCGACGAGCTCTCGGACCTGGCGCGGGAGGTCTGTCCGAAGCTCTCGGTCGATGCCGTGGTTCGGACCAAGGGCAACAACGAGGGGCGGCTGTTCTCGGTCGTCCCGTCGACCATCGAGGTCGAGTGTGGCTACCAGGGCTCGCCCGAGGCCGCCGAGAACGCCGAGCAGGTCATCCGGGAGTTCCTGGCCGCGCTGGGCGTCACGGACGAGCCGGCGCCGGTCCGGAACGCATCGCTGCCGGTGTTCCAGCTGGGCGGTCCGATTCCGAAAGACGCCGCCGAGAAGTACGAGGTGTTCGTGCGGAACTTCGAGCCGGTGGCCGCGGGCGACCCCGTCGCCGCGGCCGACGGGGAGACGCTGTACGCCGACGAGGCCTTCCACCCCGTGTTGCTGTCGGCCGAGGGGTACGAGGACGTCTTCGGCTACATGGGGAGCCACGTCGGAACGCTGGAGTAG
- a CDS encoding DUF309 domain-containing protein, giving the protein MDDHTRDDSVGPPAGNPTGWRADGQWEHATLRRAVVHGVRLYNDGGFHESHDCFEAEWYNYGRGSTESKFLHGMVQVAAGAYKQFDFEDSDGMRSLFRTSLQYFRGVPNDYYGVDLLDVRTTLTNALSDPSTLDGWRIRLDDGHPVADEADYDFAAEFD; this is encoded by the coding sequence ATGGACGACCACACGCGCGACGACAGCGTCGGACCGCCGGCGGGGAACCCGACCGGGTGGCGCGCCGACGGGCAGTGGGAACACGCCACGCTGCGTCGGGCCGTCGTCCACGGGGTCCGGCTGTACAACGACGGCGGGTTCCACGAGTCACACGACTGTTTCGAGGCCGAGTGGTACAACTACGGCCGCGGGAGCACCGAGAGCAAGTTCCTCCACGGGATGGTCCAGGTCGCCGCCGGCGCGTACAAGCAGTTCGACTTCGAGGACAGTGACGGGATGCGGTCGCTGTTTCGCACGTCGCTCCAGTACTTCCGGGGCGTCCCGAACGATTACTACGGCGTGGACCTCCTCGACGTGCGGACCACCCTCACGAACGCGCTGTCGGACCCGTCGACGCTCGATGGCTGGCGGATACGCCTCGACGACGGCCACCCCGTCGCTGACGAGGCCGACTACGACTTCGCCGCGGAGTTCGACTGA
- a CDS encoding inositol monophosphatase family protein, with the protein MPDSAHRVAIAERAARAGGAVARETFRGDLAVETKANKNDVVTATDRDAQAQVVATVREEFPDDPFLCEEELVARSGPETAESEPTAVSSVPEAGPAWVVDPIDGTANFVRGLRIWTTSVAATVDGETVGAATYMPSMGDLYASGPETATRDGTTLSVSERTDPETFVVTPVGWWDLDDRAEFGRLCTAVGERFGDMRRIGSFQATLAFVADGAIEGVVCPTPTHPWDTLAGVHLVRQAGGTVTDLEGARWTADSPGLVASNGEAHDELLAAANAALE; encoded by the coding sequence ATGCCGGATTCAGCACATCGTGTCGCAATCGCCGAGCGGGCCGCGAGGGCCGGCGGTGCCGTCGCACGCGAGACCTTCCGCGGGGACCTCGCCGTCGAGACGAAAGCGAACAAGAACGACGTCGTCACGGCGACCGACCGGGACGCCCAGGCGCAGGTTGTCGCCACCGTCAGGGAGGAGTTCCCCGACGACCCGTTCCTCTGTGAGGAGGAACTGGTCGCGCGCTCGGGCCCCGAGACGGCCGAAAGCGAGCCCACGGCCGTGTCGTCGGTCCCGGAGGCGGGCCCGGCGTGGGTCGTCGACCCCATCGACGGGACGGCGAACTTCGTCCGCGGGCTGCGAATCTGGACGACCAGCGTCGCCGCGACGGTCGACGGCGAGACCGTCGGCGCGGCGACGTACATGCCGTCGATGGGGGACCTCTACGCGAGTGGCCCGGAGACCGCGACGCGGGACGGGACGACGCTGTCGGTGAGCGAGCGGACCGACCCCGAGACGTTCGTGGTGACTCCCGTCGGCTGGTGGGACCTCGATGACCGCGCGGAGTTCGGCCGGCTCTGTACCGCCGTCGGCGAGCGGTTCGGCGACATGCGCCGCATCGGGAGCTTTCAGGCGACGCTCGCGTTCGTCGCCGACGGGGCCATCGAAGGGGTCGTCTGTCCGACGCCGACCCACCCGTGGGACACGCTAGCCGGCGTCCACCTGGTCCGGCAGGCCGGCGGGACGGTCACCGACCTGGAGGGAGCGCGCTGGACCGCGGACAGCCCGGGCCTCGTCGCCTCAAACGGCGAAGCCCACGATGAACTACTCGCCGCCGCGAACGCCGCGCTGGAGTAG
- a CDS encoding DUF63 family protein, translating into MNTFERLSEKYGVARLWVASFVAVVVAVAGAAVAMPTRVWDRFLWHYFWGPVYADAKAASCAVMTDGGPEPLYSGCADAVQSGAVVAEPGYTLVSEIGYMLILVYMLVGVYLLLERLDIAEDPNLYFAFVPFMLLGGALRVVEDGTDRAVDAGVTPLVEYPLSSLIISPVIYGVVFAMTLVALLACLELDRRGVVGSYYRATAGVGVTLVVATMAYLTMGALTTDYSTLYPVVLIATVGIASVLSYGLYWLFDHYAPEVNSGTGYIGLLVIWGHAIDGVANVLLADWLDALSVPLTYYPKHPANAFIISTTEALQPAGLTAAIGTSWPFLFVKLAVASLVVWLFNDEFLAESPRYALLLLIAVTAVGLGPGTRDMLRATFGI; encoded by the coding sequence ATGAACACCTTCGAGCGGCTCAGCGAGAAGTACGGGGTCGCCCGGCTCTGGGTCGCCTCATTCGTCGCCGTCGTGGTCGCCGTCGCCGGGGCGGCGGTCGCGATGCCGACACGCGTCTGGGACCGCTTTCTCTGGCACTACTTCTGGGGCCCGGTGTACGCCGACGCGAAGGCCGCGAGCTGCGCGGTGATGACCGACGGGGGACCGGAGCCGCTGTACTCGGGCTGTGCGGACGCCGTACAGAGCGGGGCCGTCGTCGCCGAACCCGGCTACACCCTCGTCTCCGAAATCGGTTACATGCTCATCCTTGTGTACATGCTCGTCGGCGTCTACCTCCTGTTGGAGCGGTTGGACATCGCCGAGGACCCGAACCTCTACTTCGCGTTCGTCCCGTTCATGCTGCTCGGCGGCGCGTTGCGCGTCGTCGAGGACGGGACTGACCGCGCCGTCGATGCCGGCGTGACGCCGCTCGTCGAGTACCCGCTGAGCTCGCTCATCATCAGCCCCGTCATCTACGGTGTCGTCTTCGCCATGACGCTGGTCGCCCTGCTTGCCTGTCTCGAACTCGACCGGCGCGGCGTCGTCGGGAGCTACTACCGTGCGACGGCCGGCGTCGGCGTCACGCTGGTCGTGGCGACGATGGCCTACCTCACCATGGGGGCGCTGACGACCGACTACTCCACGCTGTACCCCGTCGTACTCATCGCGACGGTCGGTATCGCGTCGGTGCTCTCGTACGGACTCTACTGGCTGTTCGACCACTACGCCCCGGAGGTCAACAGCGGCACCGGCTACATCGGCCTGCTGGTCATCTGGGGCCACGCCATCGACGGCGTCGCCAACGTCCTGCTGGCCGACTGGCTCGACGCCCTCTCGGTCCCGCTCACCTACTACCCGAAACACCCCGCCAACGCCTTCATCATCTCGACTACGGAGGCGCTCCAGCCCGCCGGGCTCACCGCCGCTATCGGCACCTCCTGGCCGTTCCTCTTCGTGAAACTCGCCGTCGCTTCCCTCGTCGTCTGGCTGTTCAACGACGAGTTCCTGGCGGAGAGCCCGCGCTACGCCCTGCTCCTGCTCATCGCTGTCACCGCCGTCGGGCTCGGTCCCGGCACGCGGGACATGCTGCGGGCCACGTTCGGTATCTGA
- a CDS encoding YcaO-like family protein has product MTTVEVVGNGPAVESLVAALGDSPASVRRADEPLVTPADLSVVVDQVTSELFGTASDRARELGTTWVAVELGGVGGVPVADASVAGFGPETGCYDCLTERVRANLDEEQAPAGAPGSGTQRFAGAVAGRRIEQALSGNGPLAGTVVELPHTERQFRPIPGCDCGGARTWTLRGTDPEYDRDALARAEGGLDERMGIVSEVGEAESFPAPYYLATVGNTERFSDATAPQQAAGVATDWDTAFMKALGESYERYAAGVYRTETLPRGTPASVADAIEPTAFVRPEEGPVEEALRWLPATHLDTDAEVDVPAETVLYPPPSRTVRPPVTTGLGLGSTETGALLSGLYEVIERDAAMLAWYSTYDPLEIAVESGEFDTLRRRAQSEGLSVTALLLTQDVDVPVVAVALRGEEWPEFALGSAAGLDPEATATGALEEALQNWLELRGMGREGAADATGAIGHYAGRPSEAASLTDTETAVPLTSIGPERVPDDEAAELSMLVDRVTEAGLDPYATRLTTRDLEGLGFEAVRVLCPSAQPLFFDDAYFGERAERVPDELGFEPRLDRAHHPFP; this is encoded by the coding sequence ATGACCACTGTCGAAGTCGTCGGGAACGGCCCGGCGGTCGAGTCTCTCGTCGCGGCGCTCGGTGACAGCCCCGCCAGCGTGCGGCGGGCCGACGAACCGCTGGTGACCCCGGCCGACCTCTCGGTCGTCGTCGACCAGGTGACCTCGGAGCTGTTCGGGACCGCAAGCGACCGCGCCCGCGAACTCGGCACGACCTGGGTCGCCGTCGAACTCGGCGGCGTCGGCGGCGTCCCCGTCGCGGACGCGTCCGTCGCCGGCTTCGGCCCGGAGACGGGGTGTTACGACTGTCTCACCGAGCGCGTCCGGGCGAACTTAGACGAGGAACAGGCGCCCGCCGGGGCGCCGGGCAGCGGTACCCAGCGCTTTGCCGGCGCGGTCGCCGGTCGCCGCATCGAGCAGGCCCTCTCGGGGAACGGCCCCCTCGCCGGCACCGTCGTCGAACTGCCCCACACCGAACGGCAGTTCCGCCCGATACCTGGGTGTGACTGCGGCGGCGCCCGGACGTGGACGCTCCGAGGGACCGACCCCGAGTACGACCGGGACGCACTGGCCCGGGCCGAAGGCGGGCTGGACGAGCGGATGGGCATCGTCAGCGAGGTGGGCGAGGCCGAGTCGTTCCCGGCGCCTTACTACCTCGCCACGGTGGGGAACACCGAGCGGTTCAGCGACGCGACCGCGCCACAGCAGGCCGCCGGCGTCGCGACCGACTGGGACACGGCCTTCATGAAGGCGCTCGGCGAGAGCTACGAGCGCTACGCCGCCGGCGTCTATCGGACCGAGACGTTACCCCGCGGGACGCCGGCGTCGGTCGCCGACGCCATCGAGCCCACGGCCTTCGTCCGCCCCGAGGAAGGGCCCGTCGAGGAGGCGCTCCGGTGGCTGCCGGCGACACATCTCGACACCGACGCCGAGGTCGACGTGCCCGCCGAGACGGTGCTGTACCCGCCGCCGTCGCGGACGGTGCGACCGCCGGTGACGACCGGGCTGGGACTCGGCAGCACCGAGACCGGGGCGCTGCTGTCCGGGCTGTACGAGGTAATCGAGCGCGACGCCGCCATGTTGGCGTGGTACTCGACGTACGACCCGCTGGAAATCGCCGTCGAGAGCGGCGAGTTCGACACGCTCCGGCGCCGCGCACAGTCGGAGGGGCTGTCCGTGACGGCGCTGTTGCTCACCCAGGACGTCGACGTGCCCGTCGTGGCCGTTGCCCTCCGTGGCGAGGAGTGGCCGGAGTTCGCGCTGGGGTCGGCGGCCGGGCTGGACCCCGAGGCCACGGCCACCGGGGCGCTCGAAGAGGCCCTCCAGAACTGGCTGGAACTCCGCGGGATGGGGCGAGAGGGCGCGGCCGACGCCACCGGCGCAATCGGCCACTACGCCGGCCGACCGTCCGAGGCCGCCTCGCTGACCGACACCGAGACGGCGGTGCCGCTGACGAGCATCGGCCCGGAGCGCGTCCCGGACGACGAGGCGGCGGAGCTCTCGATGCTCGTCGACCGCGTCACCGAGGCCGGGCTCGACCCCTACGCGACGCGACTCACGACGCGGGACCTCGAAGGACTGGGTTTCGAGGCGGTACGTGTCCTCTGTCCGAGCGCGCAGCCGCTCTTCTTCGACGACGCGTACTTCGGCGAGCGGGCCGAGCGGGTCCCCGACGAGCTGGGATTCGAACCCCGGCTCGACCGGGCGCACCACCCGTTCCCGTAG